A window of the Cannabis sativa cultivar Pink pepper isolate KNU-18-1 chromosome X, ASM2916894v1, whole genome shotgun sequence genome harbors these coding sequences:
- the LOC115706963 gene encoding protein indeterminate-domain 7 isoform X2, with product MYPQNSSISTNHQELPLPSPPPPPNKKKRNHPGNPDPEAEVVALSPKTLLATNRFVCEICKKGFQRDQNLQLHRRGHNLPWKLKQRSNKDVIKKKVYVCPEISCVHHDPSRALGDLTGIKKHFFRKHGEKKWKCEKCSKRYAVQSDWKAHSKICGTKEYRCDCGTLFSRRDSFITHRAFCDALAQESTTTNPPPLPLVNHHFRHHNQGGPAIKREFQDIMAIPSWLTPPLPLPPQQPLMFSSSNNNNTASLLLNMQLPPPQPQPLPPSSSATALLQKAAQMGSTISSSSNTAHLHDYDHNHDDEQFINFVGNDYDDMMMMSSFSPPPQQLPPPPSGSSGGGNNNDGLTRDFLGLRKFSHRDIFNIVGLDHHHLHNNNHQKNNQPWQG from the exons ATGTACCCTCAAAACTCTTCAATATCAACAAATCATCAAGAGTTACCACTTCCGTCGCCGCCTCCTCCTCCAAACAAGAAAAAACGAAATCATCCAGGAAATCCAG ATCCAGAAGCAGAAGTTGTAGCTTTATCTCCGAAAACCCTACTAGCAACCAATAGATTTGTATGCGAGATATGTAAGAAAGGGTTTCAAAGAGACCAAAATCTTCAACTCCATAGAAGAGGACATAATCTACCATGGAAGCTAAAACAAAGATCAAACAAAGATGTGATAAAGAAGAAAGTTTATGTTTGTCCAGAAATTTCATGTGTTCATCATGACCCATCTAGGGCACTTGGAGATCTCACTGGTATTAAGAAGCATTTCTTTAGAAAACATGGTGAGAAGAAATGGAAATGTGAGAAATGTTCTAAACGTTATGCTGTTCAGTCAGATTGGAAAGCTCATTCCAAGATTTGTGGTACTAAAGAGTATAGATGTGATTGTGGAACCCTATTCTCTAg AAGGGACAGTTTCATAACCCATAGAGCTTTTTGTGATGCTTTAGCTCAAGAAAGTACTACTACCAATCCACCACCACTACCACTAGTCAACCACCACTTCCGCCACCATAACCAAGGCGGCCCCGCCATCAAAAGAGAATTCCAAGACATCATGGCCATACCGTCGTGGTTGACCCCTCCTCTTCCTCTGCCGCCACAACAACCCTTAATGTTCTCttcttctaataataataataccgcTTCACTACTACTCAACATGCAACTACCGCCGCCACAGCCTCAACCGTTACCACCATCATCATCGGCTACTGCTTTACTACAAAAGGCTGCTCAGATGGGGTCCACCATAAGCAGCAGTAGTAATACTGCTCATCTTCATGATTACGATCATAATCATGATGATGAGcagtttattaattttgttgggAATGATTATGATgacatgatgatgatgagttcTTTCTCTCCGCCGCCACAACAACTTCCACCGCCACCGTCTGGTAGTAGTGGTGGTGGTAATAATAATGATGGGTTGACTAGAGACTTTTTGGGGTTGAGAAAATTCTCCCATAGAGATATTTTCAACATAGTTGGActtgatcatcatcatcttcataataataatcatcagAAAAATAATCAACCTTGGCaaggttaa
- the LOC115706963 gene encoding protein indeterminate-domain 7 isoform X1, producing MIKGLMMVDDNISNLTFASSSEIVSASSSSTTTRNDQSLLGTTTTITMYPQNSSISTNHQELPLPSPPPPPNKKKRNHPGNPDPEAEVVALSPKTLLATNRFVCEICKKGFQRDQNLQLHRRGHNLPWKLKQRSNKDVIKKKVYVCPEISCVHHDPSRALGDLTGIKKHFFRKHGEKKWKCEKCSKRYAVQSDWKAHSKICGTKEYRCDCGTLFSRRDSFITHRAFCDALAQESTTTNPPPLPLVNHHFRHHNQGGPAIKREFQDIMAIPSWLTPPLPLPPQQPLMFSSSNNNNTASLLLNMQLPPPQPQPLPPSSSATALLQKAAQMGSTISSSSNTAHLHDYDHNHDDEQFINFVGNDYDDMMMMSSFSPPPQQLPPPPSGSSGGGNNNDGLTRDFLGLRKFSHRDIFNIVGLDHHHLHNNNHQKNNQPWQG from the exons ATGATAAAGGGTTTGATGATGGTAGATGATAACATATCCAATTTGACTTTTGCATCATCTAGTGAAATAGTAAGTGCTTCTTCTTCAAGTACTACTACAAGAAATGATCAATCTTTATTaggcaccaccaccaccattacCATGTACCCTCAAAACTCTTCAATATCAACAAATCATCAAGAGTTACCACTTCCGTCGCCGCCTCCTCCTCCAAACAAGAAAAAACGAAATCATCCAGGAAATCCAG ATCCAGAAGCAGAAGTTGTAGCTTTATCTCCGAAAACCCTACTAGCAACCAATAGATTTGTATGCGAGATATGTAAGAAAGGGTTTCAAAGAGACCAAAATCTTCAACTCCATAGAAGAGGACATAATCTACCATGGAAGCTAAAACAAAGATCAAACAAAGATGTGATAAAGAAGAAAGTTTATGTTTGTCCAGAAATTTCATGTGTTCATCATGACCCATCTAGGGCACTTGGAGATCTCACTGGTATTAAGAAGCATTTCTTTAGAAAACATGGTGAGAAGAAATGGAAATGTGAGAAATGTTCTAAACGTTATGCTGTTCAGTCAGATTGGAAAGCTCATTCCAAGATTTGTGGTACTAAAGAGTATAGATGTGATTGTGGAACCCTATTCTCTAg AAGGGACAGTTTCATAACCCATAGAGCTTTTTGTGATGCTTTAGCTCAAGAAAGTACTACTACCAATCCACCACCACTACCACTAGTCAACCACCACTTCCGCCACCATAACCAAGGCGGCCCCGCCATCAAAAGAGAATTCCAAGACATCATGGCCATACCGTCGTGGTTGACCCCTCCTCTTCCTCTGCCGCCACAACAACCCTTAATGTTCTCttcttctaataataataataccgcTTCACTACTACTCAACATGCAACTACCGCCGCCACAGCCTCAACCGTTACCACCATCATCATCGGCTACTGCTTTACTACAAAAGGCTGCTCAGATGGGGTCCACCATAAGCAGCAGTAGTAATACTGCTCATCTTCATGATTACGATCATAATCATGATGATGAGcagtttattaattttgttgggAATGATTATGATgacatgatgatgatgagttcTTTCTCTCCGCCGCCACAACAACTTCCACCGCCACCGTCTGGTAGTAGTGGTGGTGGTAATAATAATGATGGGTTGACTAGAGACTTTTTGGGGTTGAGAAAATTCTCCCATAGAGATATTTTCAACATAGTTGGActtgatcatcatcatcttcataataataatcatcagAAAAATAATCAACCTTGGCaaggttaa
- the LOC115706975 gene encoding ATP-dependent zinc metalloprotease FTSH 4, mitochondrial, giving the protein MALRRLITEVSRHQPHLERCKLLFSRSSISTQKFQLGGVNRLLNPQKRYQSTYVGSLARRARDADETSEVSHLKDLYRRGDPEAVIRLFESQPSMYSNPEALLEYVKALVKVDRLDGSELLKVLQRGVSMSAREEENVGGLAAFKNVRKSTKDGLLGTASAPIHMVSAEGGNFKEQLWRTIRTIALAFLLISGVGALIEDKGISKGLGLNEEVQPSMESNTKFNDVKGVDEAKAELEEIVHYLRDPKRFTRLGGKLPKGVLLVGPPGTGKTMLARAIAGEAGVPFFSCSGSEFEEMFVGVGARRVRDLFSAAKKRSPCIIFIDEIDAIGGSRNPKDQQYMKMTLNQLLVELDGFKQNEGIIVIAATNFPESLDKALVRPGRFDRHIVVPNPDVEGRRQIMESHMAKVLKADDVDLMIIARGTPGFSGADLANLVNVAALKAAMDGAKAVSMADLEFAKDRIMMGSERKSAVISDDSRKLTAFHESGHALVAIHTEGALQVHKATIVPRGMALGMVAQLPDKDETKISRKQMLARLDVCMGGRVAEELIFGENEVTSGASSDLEKATSIARAMVTQYGMSKEVGVVTHNYDDHGKSMSTETRLLIEKEVKSMLDTAYNNAKAILTAHFHELHALANALLEHETLTGSQINALLAKLNSKEQQQEQPQVISAKSSSQSNPVPPSAPNAAASAAAAAAAAAAAAAATAAATAKGIAPAQANSQQHPQSNSASSVAASTKVTTKSKGIAPVGS; this is encoded by the exons ATGGCTTTAAGGCGCCTGATCACAGAG GTTTCAAGGCATCAACCGCATTTGGAGAGATGTAAACTTTTGTTTTCAAGAAGTTCTATTTCCACTCAGAAGTTTCAACTTGGGGGAG TGAACAGGCTTTTAAATCCTCAAAAGAGGTATCAATCTACCTATGTTGGTAGTTTAGCTCGCAGAGCTCGGGATGCAGATGAAACAAGTGAAGTTTCCCATTTAAAAGATCTATACCGTCGTGGTGATCCTGAAGCTGTGATAAGGTTATTTGAAAGTCAACCGTCAATGTACTCTAATCCTGAAGCACTTTTAGAGTATGTAAAAGCATTAGTTAAAGTTGATAGGCTGGATGGAAGTGAATTGCTCAAAGTGCTTCAGAGAG GGGTTTCTATGTCTGCTAGGGAGGAAGAAAATGTAGGTGGCCTTGCTGCTTTTAAGAATGTTAGAAAATCTACAAAAGATGGTCTTCTTGGAACTGCAAGTGCTCCTATTCATATGGTATCTGCAGAAGGGGGTAATTTCAAAGAGCAGCTGTGGCGTACCATTCGAACTATTGCACTTGCTTTTCTTCTCATCTCTGGTGTAGGGGCACTGATTGAGGATAAAGGAATTAGCAAAG GGCTAGGCCTGAATGAAGAGGTACAACCTAGCATGGAATCGAACACAAAATTTAATGATGTAAAGGGAGTTGATGAGGCAAAGGCAGAGCTAGAAGAAATTGTTCATTATCTTCGTGATCCTAAG CGCTTTACTCGTTTAGGTGGAAAACTACCGAAAGGTGTTTTGCTTGTTGGTCCACCTGGCACTGGAAAAACAATGTTAGCAAGAGCTATTGCTGGCGAAGCAGGGGTCCCTTTCTTCTCTTGCAGTGGAAGTGAGTTTGAAGAGATGTTTGTTGGTGTTGGGGCCCGGAGAGTGAGAGATCTTTTCTCAGCTGCAAAGAAACGATCACCTTGTATAATCTTCATTGACGAGATAGATGCCATAGGTGGTAGCCGCAACCCCAAGGACCAACAGTACATGAAGATGACGTTGAATCAGCTGCTTGTTGAACTGGATGGTTTCAAACAAAATGAAGGAATTATAGTAATTGCTGCAACTAATTTCCCCGAGTCACTAGACAAGGCACTAGTGAGGCCTGGACGGTTTGATAGACATATTGTTGTTCCTAATCCCGATGTTGAAGGACGAAGGCAGATTATGGAATCCCACATGGCAAAG GTTCTTAAAGCAGATGATGTGGATTTGATGATCATTGCTAGGGGGACCCCTGGGTTTTCGGGTGCAGATCTTGCAAACTTGGTTAATGTCGCTGCTCTCAAGGCCGCAATGGATGGTGCTAAAGCAGTCAGTATGGCTGATCTCGAGTTTGCAAAAGACAGGATTATGATGGGAAGTGAGCGGAAATCAGCTGTCATATCTGATGATTCACGCAAGTTAACTGCTTTCCACGAGAGTGGGCATGCCCTTGTGGCTATCCATACCGAGGGTGCTCTTCAAGTTCACAAGGCAACAATAGTTCCTAGAGGAATGGCTCTTGGCATGGTTGCCCAATTGCCCGACAAGGATGAGACGAAAATCTCTCGCAAACAGATGCTTGCACGACTTGATGTTTGCATGGGTGGACGGGTTGCTGAAGAGTTGATATTTGGTGAAAATGAAGTTACTTCGGGTGCATCTTCTGACCTTGAGAAGGCAACTTCTATTGCAAGAGCAATGGTTACTCAGTATGGTATGAGCAAAGAGGTCGGGGTTGTCACCCACAATTATGACGACCATGGAAAGAGCATGAGCACCGAAACAAGGCTGCTTATCGAAAAGGAAGTGAAGTCTATGTTGGATACAGCTTACAATAACGCAAAAGCCATTCTCACCGCTCATTTCCACGAGCTCCATGCACTGGCTAATGCCTTGCTCGAGCACGAAACTCTAACCGGAAGTCAGATAAACGCCCTGCTCGCCAAATTGAACTCCAAAGAGCAGCAGCAAGAGCAGCCACAAGTAATTTCTGCGAAGAGTAGCTCACAGTCTAATCCAGTGCCACCTTCAGCTCCCAATGCAGCTGCATCGGCTGCAGCAGCTGCGGCCGCTGCAGCTGCTGCTGCTGCAGCCACAGCTGCAGCCACGGCTAAAGGTATTGCTCCTGCCCAAGCAAACTCTCAACAGCATCCACAGTCTAATTCAGCTTCTTCTGTTGCTGCCTCAACAAAGGTTACAACTAAGTCTAAAGGCATTGCTCCCGTGGGTTCTTAG